The proteins below come from a single Esox lucius isolate fEsoLuc1 chromosome 7, fEsoLuc1.pri, whole genome shotgun sequence genomic window:
- the cmc4 gene encoding cx9C motif-containing protein 4, protein MPQKDPCQKQACAIQKCLQANKYIESRCDDVIRAMRVCCEHAGENSVCCSGFVREQKSTEPKTLL, encoded by the exons ATGCCACAGAAAGATCCTTGTCAGAAGCAAGCATGCGCtattcagaaatgtttacaaG CCAACAAGTACATAGAGAGCAGGTGCGATGACGTGATAAGAGCAATGCGTGTGTGCTGTGAGCACGCAGGCGAGAACTCCGTCTGCTGCTCAGGATTCGTTAGGGAACAGAAATCTACAGAGCCTAAAACCTTACTGTAG
- the brcc3 gene encoding lys-63-specific deubiquitinase BRCC36: MAVSAVHLESDAFLVCMNHALSTEKEEVMGLCIGEVDTNRIVHIHSVIILRRSDKRKDRVEISPEQLSSAATEAERLAEMTGRPMRVVGWYHSHPHITVWPSHVDVRTQAMYQMMDQGFVGLIFSCFIEDKNTKTGRVLYTCFQSVQAQKGSEYERIEIPIHVVPHEAIGKVCLESAVELPRILCQEEQDTYRKIHSLTHLDPITKIHNGSVFTKNLCSQMSAVSGPLLQWLEDRLEQNKQSIIELQLEKERLTQELATM, encoded by the exons ATGGCAGTGAGTGCAGTTCACCTAGAATCGGATGCCTTTTTGGTTTGCATGAATCATGCATTAAGTACCGAAAAGGAGGAAGTTATGGGACTTTGCATCGGGGAG GTTGACACCAACCGCATCGTCCATATACATTCTGTTATTATACTCCGACGGTCAGACAAGAGGAAGGATCGCGTTGAAATCTCTCCTGAGCAGCTATCTTCAGCGGCTACCGAAGCTGAG CGGTTGGCAGAAATGACTGGGCGGCCAATGCGTGTAGTTGGTTGGTACCACTCTCACCCCCATATCACCGTTTGGCCATCACATGTGG ATGTAAGGACCCAGGCCATGTACCAAATGATGGACCAGGGCTTTGTTGGGCTAATATTCTCCTGCTTTATTGAGgataaaaacacaaaa ACTGGTCGTGTTCTCTACACCTGCTTCCAGTCTGTGCAAGCCCAGAAAGGCTCTGA GTATGAGAGAATTGAGATTCCGATTCATGTGGTTCCACACGAGGCCATTGGGAAAGTGTGCCTTGAGTCAGCAGTGGAACTCCCCAGAATCCTTTGCCAGGAAGAGCAGGACACTTACAGAAAGATTCACAG CTTAACACACCTGGATCCGATAACAAAGATACACAATGGCTCAG TGTTCACAAAGAACCTTTGCAGTCAGATGTCTGCTGTTAGTGGTCCCCTGCTGCAGTGGCTGGAGGACCGCCTGGAGCAGAACAAACAGAGTATCATTGAGCTGcagctggagaaagagaggctgACACAGGAGCTGGCAACCATGTGA
- the fundc2 gene encoding FUN14 domain-containing protein 2, protein MGCGITSGLKLNTLKKMAEKKKDKSEETFEVMDMVEYAKKQRWWNKIFGKNSGPVAEKYDVATQLAIGGVSGWCAGYLFQKVGKLAASAVGGGFFLLQIANHTGYIKVDWKRVERDVNKAKKQLKLNTEKPSKEVRTKVDEVQTFVKKNIVLTGGFAGGFLLGLAS, encoded by the exons ATGGGCTGTGGAATTACGTCCGGGTTGAAActcaatacattaaaaaaaatggcCGAGAAGAAGAAAG ATAAGAGTGAGGAGACCTTTGAAGTCATGGACATGGTTGAGTATGCCAAGAAACAGAGATGGTGGAATAAAATCTTTGGCAAGAACTCTGGGCCAGTAGCAGAGAAGTATGACGTTGCCACCCAACTTGCCATTGGAGGTGTGTCTGGCTG gTGTGCAGGATATTTGTTCCAGAAAGTTGGGAAGCTGGCCGCTTCAGCAGTGGGTGGAGGCTTCTTTTTGCTTCAG ATCGCCAATCACACAGGGTATATCAAAGTGGATTGGAAAAGAGTGGAACGTGATGTAAACAAGGCCAAGAAGCAGCTGAAGTTGAATACAGAAAAGCCCAGTAAGGAAGTGAGGACAAAAGTGGATGAG gtGCAAACATTTGTGAAGAAGAATATTGTTCTCACAGGAGGGTTTGCTGGGGGATTTCTGCTGGGCTTGGCCTCTTAA